In Bacillota bacterium, the genomic window ACCTGGACTTTGCCCTGGCCGCTTTCGCAAAGGTAGGCCGCGAGCTGGCCATCATTTAGGAGATCTCAGGCTGTGCCACCGGCGAAGGGTGCCTGCGCCTGCCGCCACCAGTTGTGGCCGTGGAGGTGGCCGTCCTTGAAGGTTACGGTGGGATACAAGGGATTCCTGAGTTCGCTGGCGGGATGCGACGGGGAACAGGTTGAGCTTCCCGACGGGGCGACCGTAGGGCAGTTGCTTGAGGTGCTTTCGGTACTGCACGGCGACTCGTTCCGGCAGGCAGTACTACCGGGCGGATCCCGCCCCCTGGTGGCGCTGGTATCCGTGGACGGAAGGCCCGCTGGGCTGACAGATTCTCTGGCGGATGGTGCGTGTGTGCTGATCGTGCGCGCAGTTGGAGGCGGCTGATCCCAAGCCCCACGCCTGAGGCCCCAGCGACTGCTGTCGGCGGCGGCCGTCGCCGGCACTC contains:
- a CDS encoding MoaD/ThiS family protein; this encodes MKVTVGYKGFLSSLAGCDGEQVELPDGATVGQLLEVLSVLHGDSFRQAVLPGGSRPLVALVSVDGRPAGLTDSLADGACVLIVRAVGGG